Genomic window (Nitrospira sp.):
ACCGATTGCCGAAGCGGCCATGCGAGACAGCCATCTTCCGGCATCAGAGAAGCTCCACGTATTCACCGACATTAGCCTAACCGGGAACTCGGCCGTTCTCGTGGTCCATCTCTCAAGGGCCGACCACACTCAGCACCTGTTGCTCCTGGATCCCGCAAAAGCGTGGGACCTCGTGTTTGCCGACGCAGAATCGTTCAACTCGTGGGCTGAGGCCCGCTACCGTTCGATCTTCCAAGCGCTCCAAACAGCCCGTCTGAATGCATCCAAGGATGTGCTTGAGACAGCCGTCTAGCCTCTGCCCCAACCACACTCCTCACGCCTTGCGCGCGATCCAACAGGATTTTCAGGACTTAGGAACCGGAAACCGCTAGGAGGATTCGTAGTTGAGATTCGGCGAGAGCCAGCGCTCGACTGTGCGCAAGTCCATCCCTTTTCGGCTGGCATAGTCTTCGACTTGATCCTTTCCGATCTTCCCCACCGCAAAATATTTCGCCTCCGGATGAGCGAAGTAGAACCCGCTGACGGCCGCAGCCGGCAACATGGCAAAGCTCTCGGTCAGCGTGATGGCGGCGTTCTGTTCGACCTGAAGCAGATCAAACAAGAGCCGCTTCTCCGTATGGTCGGGGCAGGCTGGATAGCCTGGCGCCGGTCGGATGCCGCGATATTTTTCGCGAATCAGCTCTTCGGTAGATAGCGTCTCCTGTGTTCCATACCCCCACTCTTCGCGGACACGTTTATGGAGATACTCCGCAAACGCCTCGGCCAGTCGATCCGCCAGAGCTTTTGCCATAATCGAGTTATAGTCGTCATGATCCTTATCGAAACGACGACACAATGCATCCAGGCCGATGCCCGCCGTCACCGCAAATGCCCCGAGATGATCCTTCCGGCCTGATTCCCGGGGTGCCACATAGTCGGCCAGTGCGAGATTCGGTTGCCCCTGAGGCTTTTCCGACTGCTGTCTGAGCGTATGGATAGTTGTGACTCCCTGGCTCTGCGCACCATCGTGATAGAGTTCAATGTCATCGCCCGCACTTGCTGCGGGGAAAAATCCGTACACGCCCTTCGCGGTCAGCAGCTTCTTCTCTATAATCTCATCCAGCAGTCGACGTGCATCATCATAGAGTTCTTTTGCCTTCGGACCGACCGTGGCGTCCTCGAAGATCCCCGGATACCGGCCCTTTAACTCCCACGTATGAAAGAACGGCGACCAATCGATAAAAGGCAGCAATTCCCTCAACGGTTGGTCATTGATTGTCCGCACGCCCAGGAAGGACGGCACAGGAATCTCCACGGTCGTCCAGTCGGTACTGAGGCTATTGGCGCGTGCTTTCGCGATCGGCAAGACCGGCTTGGTCCCGCGATCTTGATGCGCCTGCCGCATCCGATCGTAATCATCTCGGACTTGTTGCACAAACGCGGCCTTCTGCGACGGACTAATCAGACTGCCCACGACACCGACCGCCCGTGAGGCATCCAACACATGGACCACCGATGGCGTATAGGACGGGGCGATCTTCACCGCCGTGTGAGCCTTGCTGGTTGTTGCGCCGCCAATGAGAAGCGGCACGGTAAACCCTTCGCGGGTCATTTCCTTGGCGACATGCACCATTTCGTCCAGTGAAGGCGTAATGAGCCCACTCAACCCGATCACATCGACCTGAAGCTCCTTGGCCGTTGCCAGAATTTTCTCACAGGACACCATCACGCCAAGATCGATCACCTCATAATTATTGCAACCCAACACCACTCCGACGATGTTCTTCCCGATGTCGTGCACATCGCCCTTCACCGTGGCGAGCAAGACCTTCCCTTGCGCCTGATAGCCTCCCGCTCGCTTCTTTTCTTCTTCCATATAAGGCATGAGGTAGGCGACGGATTTTTTCATGACCCGGGCGCTCTTCACGACTTGCGGCAGGAACATTTTTCCGGAACCAAACAGATCCCCGACGACGTTCATCCCGGCCATCAACGGCCCCTCGATCACCGACAAGGGCTTCGGATACTTCTGCCGTGCCTCTTCCGTATCCTGATCGATGTAGTCCGTAATGCCTTTGACGAGGGCGTGCGAAAGGCGCTCCTCAACCGTCCCTTTGCGCCACTCGTCATCTTTGACGACCGCCTTTCCCTTTTGCTTCACCGTCTCGGCAAAATTCACGAGCCGTTCGGTGGCATCCGGACGCCGGTTCAGCAGCACATCTTCTACAAGTCCTAGCAGGTCTTTGGGAATCTCTTCATACACGGCCAATTGACCGGCATTGACAATCCCCATATCGAGGCCGGCCTTGATGGCATGATAGAGAAAGGCCGCATGCATCGCTTCACGGACCACGTTGTTCCCGCGAAATGAGAACGAGATATTACTGATGCCGCCGCTCACTTTCGCACCAGGCAGATGCTGCTTAATCCACCGGGTGGCCTCGATAAAATTCACCGCATAGTTGTTGTGCTCTTCGATACCGGTCGCAACGGTTAAAATGTTGGGATCGAAAATAATATCGGTCGCAGGCAAGCCTACCCGTTCCGTTAAAATCTTATAGGAGCGCGCGCAGATTTCTTTCTTTCGCTCCAATGTATCGGCTTGCCCCTGTTCGTCGAATGCCATGACGACGACGGCAGCCCCATACCGATGGACCAGCGTCGCCTGCTGGACAAACTTTTCCTCGCCCTCTTTGAGGCTGATGCTGTTGACAATGGCCTTCCCCTGAATATTCTTCAGACCCGTCTCCAGCACCTCCCACTTGGAGCTGTCGACCATGATCGGCACTTTGCAAATATCCGGTTCCGAGGCGATGAGACGGAGAAACTTCTCCATCGCCGCCTTGGAATCCAACATGCCTTCATCCATATTGATGTCGATGATCTGCGCGCCACCTTCGACCTGTTGTCGCGCCACAGAAAGGGCCGCTTCGTAGTCGCCGGCCAGGATCAGCTTTGAAAAGGCCGGCGAGCCGGTCACGTTGGTCCGCTCACCGATATTCACGAAGTTCGAATCCGGGCGGAGCGTGACGGCTTCCAGCCCGCTCAAACGCGTATAGGGGGCGATCGTGGGAATCGGCCGTGGCTTCAGGCCTCGCACGACTTCAGCAATCTTCTTGATATGGTCCGGTGTCGTCCCGCAACAGCCGCCCACGATATTGAGCCAGCCGTTCTGCGCCCAGTCCCGCAACTGGGGCGCCAGCGTGTCCGGTGTCTCGGGAAATCCCGTGGGCAGGAGCGGATTGGGCAATCCGGCATTGGGATGCGAGCTGATATAGATCGGGGCGATCTGCGACAGCTCTTCGATCAACGGCCGCATTTCCTTCGGCCCCAAAGCGCAGTTCATTCCGACGCTCAGTAACGGCACATGGGAAATTGAGTTCCAGAAGGCTTCAACCGTTTGACCTGTCACACCCCGATTGCTGCCGGCTTGGATGAATGTCACGGAAGCCATGACAGGCACCCGGCGGCCACCCTGGTCGAAGACCTGTTGGATGGCAAAGAATGCCGCCTTGGCGTTGAGTGTGTCGAAGATCGTTTCGACGAGCAGCAGATCAGCCCCGCCGTCGAGCAGGCCACGCACCTGGTCACTGTAGGCCGCGACAAGCTCTTCGTAGGTCGTTCCCCGAGCCGCCGAGTTGTTGACGTCCGTCGAGATCGATGATGTTTTGGTCGTTGGCCCGATAGCCCCGGCCACGAAGCATTGCCGACCGGGCTGAGCCGCCTGCACCTTGAGGACCGCCTGCTTGGCGCATTTGGCCCCGGCCTTAGACAGTTCGTAGCCCAACGTCCCCATGTGATAGTCCGCCAGGGAGATCGCTTGAGAATTGAACGTGTTCGTTTCAACAATATCGGCTCCGGCTTCGAGATACTGCCGGTGAATATCTTCAATAATGGCCGGCTGCGTGATATTCAATAAATCATTGTGGCCCTTGAGGTCCTGCTTCCAGTCTTTGAACCGCTCGCCGCGAAAGGCCGCTTCATCCAGCCTCCGCTGTTGAATCATGGTCCCCATCGCTCCATCGAGGATCAGGATTCGGCTCTTGATGAGCTGCTCGATCGACGTCTGTGAAGAATTGCCCACTGGTGCATGTCTCCCGTGACAAATATTACAAGAATACCATGATACTGAAAGGGTATCGGACCAGCAAGCCAGGCCGCTTTCTTGACAGACCTTCAACCCTGTCGATACGATACCCGCACTAGACGGAGGATACCATTGCCGACTCGACCATCTAGGTACCGCCTCACGTGGTTGCTCCTACTCGGCGCTCTGCTGTGCATCCCGTACACCCTCACGGCCGCACCCTACTTTGAAGACGGTTTCCTGGGCCTGACCCAACGTGAACTTCACGAACGGCTGGGGATGCCGCAGGCGGTACGGGATAGGAAGTCGGCCCTTCGGGTCTTCAGCTATTACCCTATCACCGACTGGCAAAAGTACTTCAGCAAACTGGTGTCGCCCGAAAATGGCGAAGACGTCTACACGTTCACCAGAAGCGGCATCGACGTCCGGTACTCCTTCGCCTACGCCGTCGACCCCAACGATTCGAGCGAGACTCGCCCCCTGTATGTCCGGCTTGTAGATATTGAATTCACACCGCCGGTTCCCATTGCGCAAGTCCCCTCGCTCGTTCCCGAGTTCAGCCCTTCCAACGATTCCCAGGCACCGGCCTTTCGATCGAACATCTGGGTCCTGCTTTTTAAGGGGCCCCCGTCAGACGCCGCGCGCTTTTTGATTAAAGAGAAAGGAAAGGAGCAACTGGACTGGACACTGACCTATCAGCTCTTTTCGCTGCAAGGCCTGCCTGATCGCTTGACCACGAAGGCAACGATCGACCGCATGGAAATCAGCACGCAAAGCCTCCAATTGGTCAAACAGCGCCAGCGTCATACCCACGAGGCCATCGTGAACCCCTACTCGCCTGAATTTTCAGAACGGATGACTCCTTCGCCCGCTCCCCAACCCAAGAAGATTCCGGTGCCCCACTACGCTGAATAGAACGCCTCATTAAGAGAGACTGGCAGGGCGTGTCCGCCTACGGCCCGACCTGTTTGAGACGATCTTGTTGAGCTTGTCCCACTGCCGTCACGCGTCCCTTCATACTCGTCATTGGACCATTGTCACTTACATAGAGCAGAACCGGTGTCGCCACGCCAAGCGTCACCAGTAGGCAGAGAGCCAGCAGACGCATCAATTGGCTCTTGCTAAAATACATCAGCAGCAAAAGCACAACCGCTGCCGCACCGGCATAGTTCACAATCTGCGATTGCGATGAGTTCATGTCTGATGATGGGGCCGTTGATGGTACCGAGACTGTTTTCGTGGAAGCAGAGGGAAATGCGATACCGAACCCCTGAAGGAGTTCCGTCACTTTCTGCTTCATTGCCGCAATCGGCGGCAATGCGATGGCCTTCACGGAATCAAATGCTGACGGGGGACGCTCCTGGGGCGCCGCCTGCTCATGGGTCTTCACTTTGGCCCGGTACTTCTCCGGAATGTTTTCCATCGAATCGCTAAACCGGGGATTGCCTTGCTCGTCGATATAGGAATAAATCGTCGTCGCATGGGCCTGGAAGGGATACGGATCCATGCCAAGCAGCAATAATCCGGCCAGCATGATCCATCCCAACCTCGGCCGAATTGATCCGGTCCGATACGCAAATCGTTTCATCGTTGACCTCATCCATGCTCAAGGGGTCGCACCACGACCGTCGTGTCCTTGGCCAGGGCTACCCTGCTAAATTATCCTGAGTTCATGCCCTCTTAGCTTGACTCGCCCTACCCCCCTTAGTTA
Coding sequences:
- a CDS encoding DUF4124 domain-containing protein produces the protein MKRFAYRTGSIRPRLGWIMLAGLLLLGMDPYPFQAHATTIYSYIDEQGNPRFSDSMENIPEKYRAKVKTHEQAAPQERPPSAFDSVKAIALPPIAAMKQKVTELLQGFGIAFPSASTKTVSVPSTAPSSDMNSSQSQIVNYAGAAAVVLLLLMYFSKSQLMRLLALCLLVTLGVATPVLLYVSDNGPMTSMKGRVTAVGQAQQDRLKQVGP
- the metH gene encoding methionine synthase, translated to MGNSSQTSIEQLIKSRILILDGAMGTMIQQRRLDEAAFRGERFKDWKQDLKGHNDLLNITQPAIIEDIHRQYLEAGADIVETNTFNSQAISLADYHMGTLGYELSKAGAKCAKQAVLKVQAAQPGRQCFVAGAIGPTTKTSSISTDVNNSAARGTTYEELVAAYSDQVRGLLDGGADLLLVETIFDTLNAKAAFFAIQQVFDQGGRRVPVMASVTFIQAGSNRGVTGQTVEAFWNSISHVPLLSVGMNCALGPKEMRPLIEELSQIAPIYISSHPNAGLPNPLLPTGFPETPDTLAPQLRDWAQNGWLNIVGGCCGTTPDHIKKIAEVVRGLKPRPIPTIAPYTRLSGLEAVTLRPDSNFVNIGERTNVTGSPAFSKLILAGDYEAALSVARQQVEGGAQIIDINMDEGMLDSKAAMEKFLRLIASEPDICKVPIMVDSSKWEVLETGLKNIQGKAIVNSISLKEGEEKFVQQATLVHRYGAAVVVMAFDEQGQADTLERKKEICARSYKILTERVGLPATDIIFDPNILTVATGIEEHNNYAVNFIEATRWIKQHLPGAKVSGGISNISFSFRGNNVVREAMHAAFLYHAIKAGLDMGIVNAGQLAVYEEIPKDLLGLVEDVLLNRRPDATERLVNFAETVKQKGKAVVKDDEWRKGTVEERLSHALVKGITDYIDQDTEEARQKYPKPLSVIEGPLMAGMNVVGDLFGSGKMFLPQVVKSARVMKKSVAYLMPYMEEEKKRAGGYQAQGKVLLATVKGDVHDIGKNIVGVVLGCNNYEVIDLGVMVSCEKILATAKELQVDVIGLSGLITPSLDEMVHVAKEMTREGFTVPLLIGGATTSKAHTAVKIAPSYTPSVVHVLDASRAVGVVGSLISPSQKAAFVQQVRDDYDRMRQAHQDRGTKPVLPIAKARANSLSTDWTTVEIPVPSFLGVRTINDQPLRELLPFIDWSPFFHTWELKGRYPGIFEDATVGPKAKELYDDARRLLDEIIEKKLLTAKGVYGFFPAASAGDDIELYHDGAQSQGVTTIHTLRQQSEKPQGQPNLALADYVAPRESGRKDHLGAFAVTAGIGLDALCRRFDKDHDDYNSIMAKALADRLAEAFAEYLHKRVREEWGYGTQETLSTEELIREKYRGIRPAPGYPACPDHTEKRLLFDLLQVEQNAAITLTESFAMLPAAAVSGFYFAHPEAKYFAVGKIGKDQVEDYASRKGMDLRTVERWLSPNLNYESS